The genomic stretch GTGGTTCAGGGCGGTGGTTCATTCGGCCGGCACCTGTTCTGGGACGCCGGGCTCGAGGCAGCGCTGATCTCCAAGGCCATGGGCAAGCCGGTGAAACTGATGTGGCACCGCGCTGACGACTTCCGCCAAGGGCGGATGCACCCGATGGCCACCTCCCACGTACGCGCGTCGTACCTCGGAGGCGACGTCCTCGCATTCGAGCAGCGGCACACCAGCGTCTCGACCGACTTCTCGCACGGGCTTGGCGAGATCCTCTCCGCCGAGGTCACCAAGATCCCCGAGGGGAATACCCTTGCGTACTCGCAGGGCGTCTTCGAGCTCACCCAGGACGTCCCGTACAACTTCGGTGTGACCAACCAGTTGCTCAACGAGGTCGACATGGCCTTCAACACCGGCAGCTGGCGCAACATCTACAGCCCGGACGTCGCGACGGCCACCGAGCTCGTCGTAGACCGTCTGGCAGCGAGAATGGGGCAGGATCCCTACCAGTTCAGGCGGGCGTTCCTGAAGGACTCGCGCCTACTCGCTGTTCTGGACAAGGTCGCTCAGGCCGGCAGCTGGGGGCGGTCGATGCCGAGCCTCACCGCTCAGGGCCTGGGACTGCACAAGGAGTACAAAGGCGCCGTCGCCGCGCTGGTCGAGATCGACTGCGGACCGGATGCAACCGGCCGCACGATCGTCGACGGGTACGGCGGCCCTCGCGTCACCAAGGTAGTGATAGCGGTCGATGTCGGACTGCCGATCAACCCGCTCGGATTGGAAGCGCAGATGATGGGCGGGGCAATGGACGGAATCGCCAAGGCGCTCACCTTCAGCCTGCACATCCAAAACGGGATCCCCCTGGAGGCGAGCTGGGACAACGCGTACTACACGCGCCAGTGGAACGTCCCGTTCGATCTCGAGGTGATCGTGATGCCTCCGACTACGGGCGTCCCCGGCGGTGCCGGCGAGCTAGCCGTAGCGCCAGTGATGGCGGCCGTGGCCTGCGCTTACGCCAGGGCCACCGGGACGATGCCGACCCGCTTCCCGATCAACCACAACCAGCCGCTCGGCTTCACCCCCTACCCGACCGAACCGTCCGTCCCGGTCGAGCCGACAAACGGTCTGACACAGGAGTTCTGACGACATGTCCGACATCGGTTCATACAGCTTCACGGTCAACGGACAGGACGTGACCGTGCAGTGCCCGGGAAGCCTGCGCGTGCTGTGGGTTCTGCGGGACCTGCTCGGGATTCACGGTCCGAAGTACGGGTGCGGTCTCGATGTCTGCAAGGCCTGTACCTGTCACATCGACGGTGAAGCGTTCAATCCCTGCTCGGTGGAGGTCCAAGACGTCGTCGGGCACGAAATCACGACCATCGAGGGCCTGGCGGCGACGGCAGGTGCCCAGCTTCATCCCATCCAGGAGGCCTGGGTCAAGCACGACGTTGCGCAGTGCGGCTACTGCCAGCCGGGACAGATCATGGCGGCAGTCGCTCTCGTCAACCGCGTTCTGGCCGAGCAAGGAGGAGCCGGCCCGGTGAACCTCACCGACGACGACCTCGACACCCTGCGAAACGTGTGCCGGTGCGGGACGTACTACCGGATCAGGGAAGCCATCCGCGACTACGCCGCAAACCTGTGAATCGCCACGGGGCGAGCCGCTGCATCCATCCCTCGGCTTCATCGACCTCCATCGGGTCGCCGACGGCCCTCATCCCGTGCGCAGCCATCAGCCGAGATAGCTCATCGGGATCGGGTCCTCCCGCGGTTGTTGGCTCGTCGCCGGCCCGGGTGGGGCGTCCGACTGCACGGACGAACTGCATGAAGCTGTCGTCGGCGTGGACCTGCAATGCCCATGCCGGCCCGCGCATCACTCGGAAGGTGTGAGGGACCCCGCTCGGGAACGGCACCCACGTCCCACTGCCGGCGACCGTCACCTCGTCGCCGCACCGGACGACCATCGTCCCCTCCAGCACGTAGAAGCTGTCGTCCAACCCTTCGTGGACGTGCAATGGCGGCGAGGCTCCCTCGGGAAGCCACACCTCTGCGACCACCATTGGTTCCCGCGGCGCGCTCAGCTGCCTTATGCGGACGCCGAGGAACGTCCAGTCATCGACCAACCGCGTGGTCATGCCGAGGTCGGGGCGAAGTCGATGACGACGCAGGGTTCGTCACCCACCACCCAGGCGTCGTGGCCAGGGGCCACGACGTGGGCGTCACCGGGGCCGAAGTCCAGCTCGCGCCCGTCGTCCATGCGGACGTGGAAGTGCCCGGAGAGGATGACGCCGGTGTGGGCCACCTGGCAGGAGCTGGTTCCTACTGCGGGGGCGATGTCCGTGGACCACTTCCACCCCGGCTGGAGCACGCCACGGGCGATCGTCGCTCCAGGCAGGTTGACGACCTCGAGAAAGCCATGGTCCGTGGTCCGTCGTTCGTCCGGCGACTGCAGGTTCTTTGCCTCGAGGGTGGCCTTGGTGTCGGCGCTCATGTTGTGTTCCTCCTTGGGATATCCGATGTGACCAATCCTGCGGACGGCATCCGGCGCCCACATCGGGAGGAACACGTAATCCCGAACGCGACTACGTAGTGTCGAGAGAATGCGTTGAACCCAGCCTTCCAGGGGCCAGACGGGCCGCCAGCTCCGTACGGCTACGGGTGCCCGTCTTGCGGAGGAGAGACTCGACGTGCTTCTCGATCGTCCTTGGTGAGAGGTGGAGTGCCGATGCGATCTCTTTGTTCGCCAGCCCGCTTACAAGGAGCCGCAGGACATCCGCCTCCCGGGTGCTGATGCCGAGATCCCGCCAGGGATTGGGGCTGTTTTGCCTGAGCAGCTCGTGGCATCGTTCGGCGAGAGCAGGCAGACCCCGCAATGCGAAACCGTCGGCCGCATCGGTCAGCCAGCGTTGAGCACCGGCCCACCCGCCCTCGAGTGCCACCGGGGCAGCGAGGAAACGCGCCAGGTCCGCCCATCCGTCGCAGTTGGAAAACTCAGCGGCCGCGGCGGCCACCAGTTCGCGGGCACGATGATGGTCACCCCGGCGACCCGCCAGGACCGCCTCCGCATAGTGGATCATCCCCCGGTTGAGGTCGAAGGCGCCCACACCCAGCCGGCGCGCCTCGTCGATCGCCCGTTGGGCCCGTTCGTCGCCCCGGGACGCGAGCACGAGCGGCCACAGCGCCCGCACTGCCGCCGGCTCCGCGTGAGGGAGCCGTCCCAGGATGGCCATTCCGCGGGCGTACGGCTCGATCGAAGCGTCCTCCTCTCCGGCCAACAGCAGTGACATGCCTCGCATGGCCCACGAGAAGCCTTCCAGCATCTTGTCGCCGGGCGCGGCCGTGACGGCCAATGCCGCATATCGCGCCGCCGCCGCCGGATCGGCACGCATACCGGCGCTGCCGGTCAGGTGAGAGAACGCCTTGGCGCGGACCAAGTCGAGTCGTAGGCGCTCGGCGATTTCGATTGCCGAGTGCGCGTGCATATCGCAGGCATCCAGGTCCCAACGACACGTGAACGCTGCAGCCAGCTGCAGATCGAGAATCGCCGCTGTGCTCACGGCGCCCATCTGCTCTGCCGCCTGTCGGGCTTGCAGCAGACGTTCGACGCCGGCGTGGTTGAACAGGTCGATGGTCCCGAGCTCGTGCAGGGCACGCAACCGCCACAAAGGCAGGTCCGCGGCCTCGGCTGTGATCAGCGCGTCCTCGAATGCGCTTCGTGCAGCGGCCAGGTCCACGGGGCGGCGGCTGCGACCGACGATCTCGAAGGCGTGGCAGCGGATGTCAGGTGTTGCGCCTTCGGTGTGAAGGATGGATTCAGCCAGATCCCTGGCGGTCTCGTGGTCGTCCGACGCCATCAAGACGTCCGCCTCGAGAACCGCCGCGCGCGCGGCCGCTCGGGGCGAAAGATCGCTCCCAGCAAGGGACCGGACCTGTTCGAGGTGATGTCGGGCCATCTGCCACCGTGCCGCTGCGACCGCGGCTTGCGCGAGACGGAGATGAACCTCGACTCGAAGCGCCGCCGTCGACGGGTCTGGACCGAGCCGGATCATGAGGCGTCCGCCGACCGCCGCGGCCTCCTCCGATCGTCCGGCCAAGGCCAGTGCCTCGACGAGTTCCAGTTCCGCGTCAGCCTGCTCCGCGGCTCCCTCGAGCAGCTTTGCTGCCCGCTGCAATGTTTCCGCAGCCGTCGCCAGCGCTCCCCATCGGAGCGACTCGCTGCCGGATTCGTGAAGCAACCCTCCCGCACGGCAGCGGTCTCCGGCCCGCAGAGAGAGGTCGATCACGAGGTCCCGTTGATCTGCGCTCAGCTCTCGGTTCGAAACTGCGGCCAGCGCAGCCTCGGCGAGCTGGCGCTGCCGCGGCGGGATGATGGTTCCGAGCACGGCCTCTCTCGTGAGCGCGTGCCGGAAGCGAAGCGCCGTTCCTTGGCTCGACAGCAGCAGGGCATCAACGCCTGCGACCAGTGCCGTGGACACGACCTCGTCCCTATGGCCGGTTATCGGGGCGAGCAGTTCCCAGTCGAAGTGGCGACCGAGTACAGCAGCCGTCTCTATGACGTAGCGGTGTGAAGTCTCCATTTCGTCGAGGCGTGCCCTAACGGTTGCTGTGAACCCCTCGGGCAGCCCGGGGGAGGCGAGGAGCTCCTCGACCAGTAGCGGGACTCCGTCCGAAGCTTCCTGGACGCGGTCGATCACGTCATCTGGCGCTTGAGGCTCGCAGGCGCGCACCATGGCGGCGAGCTGTTCACCGGTGAGCCGGTCCAGCGTCATGAAGACGGCGCCGGAGCGTCCTCGCTGCCGGCGGGCCATGTCGAGCGCTGCTGACGGCGAGCTGTCCCGCATCGTCATCACCAGAAGGACGCGCGAACCGCGGAGGTTGTCCGCCAGGTATTCGAGCACCGACACCGTGTCCGGGTCGGCCCAGTGCAGGTCCTCCAGCACGAGGACGAGCCCATCGGGAGCGATCCGAAGGAGCAGTTGGAGTACTGCCTCACCCCGAAGGCTTGCCGCCTCGTCGCCGGGAGCGACCCGCCCCCGGACGTGCATGGGGAGCACCGGCTCGAGAAGTGGAATCCACCGGGAGACCGCCGGATCGTCGGGGAGTTGGCCATCGCGCAGGAGTTGCAGCAGCGCTTCTGTGAGTGGCCGGTAGGGGGTGGAGGTGGACGACGGGACAGAGCGTCCCGTCGTCACAGTGGCCCCTCGATCACCTGCCCACTGTGCGACCTCCCGGCCGAGACGGGATTTCCCGATTCCCGGCTCCCCGGCGATCACGACCGATCTGGCGTTGCCTCGCAGCGCTGAGTCCAAGGCGTCGCGAAGCGTCGCCAGCTCTGAGTCGCGCCCGACGATCACCGGGCAGAGCCGCTGCCCCATCTCCCTAGTGTGCCGGACGCCGTTGTCTCTCGCACCACATCGGGTTGTGGGGGACGCGCGCGACCCCGTTCAGCTCGTCTGCTCGGCGCGAGGGTTCAACCGTGGGCGGCTGATCACGAGCGTCAGATATGAGCCGGGTCGGCTCAATGCTCAGCTCGGGCAGGTGATGTTCGGATCCGTCGACAGCGTCTTGACCGAGGTGGCGGTCAGCTGAAGCTGAGTGAGGGCGCATGTCTGGGTCGGGCCGGCGACGAGCAGCGCGTTGGCCGGATTGGTCTCCTCGACGAGGTCGTAGATCCCCGGCGCCACATGGCTGATGTCGATGTACTGGTCCGGGGTATCCCACGTGTAGACGTCACCCCATCCCGGCGATATCCCCTCGACCACGTAGGCGCCGCCCGACCCGCTCGATCCCCCGGTCCCGGCGGGAATACCGATGTCAGAGGGCACGTTACAGCCTGGCTGGCCGACGAACTGCCTCGAGCCGTTCGGTCCGGTGGTCCCATACCCGAAGTAGTCGTCGTCGGAGAGGCAGAAGGACTCCTTCAGCCCCGAGCCCACCGCGGTGCCGACCCCGCCATCGGCCGCGACGTTGTAGAGCGTGAAGGAGATCAGGTTCTTGTAGTGGAAGTGGCCGTGCTCGGGGTGGAACTCGCAGCCGCCGCCAGACCTGGTTACCGGCGCTCCGGAGGTAGTGAAGACGACCTGCTGTGTCTGGCATTCACCGGGCGCGAACCCGCTCTGCGGCACCCCCGACCCGCTCGACGTCAACCAGGGGATCTGGACTTCGAGCGCCCCGGCACCGGTGTTGCGCACGTCGCTGGTGAAGCGCAGGCACCGGGTCGTGGGGTTCTCGACGCCCGATGGGGACGGGTTGTCGAGCCCGAACGTTTCGTCGGCGTAGCACGAGTTGGACGTCGGCGCGTTGACCGGGAACGGGAACCCGAGGGGGGTCGAAGCCACCGGTGGGAGCCCGCTGACAGCCAGGTCGTAGGCCGGCACGGCCTGCAACACCGGAAGCTCGAAACAACCGGTCGTGGAGCCGACCGTGGTGTTGCACGACGGCGCCGGCGGGGCCCAGGTCGATCCCGACTCCAGGCGCACTTCGCCGGTGTACGCGGCGTCGGTGTCCTCGGCATAGGTGACGGTGACGACGATCGTGTACGTGCCCGGCACCGGCGAGCTCACTTCGACCGACTGGCCGTTGGCACCGATGCCGTTGCCGGCTGCTACCAGGGAACCACTCGGGTCGTAGACGTAGAGGTCGAACCCGTCGTCGGCATTGAACGTTCCGCCCGGCCCGGTGACGGTGTTCTGCAGCGCCACGAGAAACGTCCCAGAGCTCGCGTTGACGAAGGTGAATTCCTTGCACGGAGCGACGCAGACGGGAGGCACTGGGCTGTCGACCAGAGGCAGCGGGGTGGGGTTGCCCACCGCCCCGGAGAAGTGGAGCGGTGGGTTGGAGCCGCTGAGCGTGCCGATCGCGGCTGCCGGAGTTGGGCTGGGGGGCACGGTCGGGGGACCGACGGGCGGACTCTGAGCTCCAGCCGGCCAGGCGAACAAAGCCACCAGCGCCGCGGCTCCTGCAACGACGATTCCCCCAGCCCTGCGACGCATGAAAGCTTCTCCCTCAGCCGAGTAGCGCCCGAAAGGCGCATTTCCGCCACCAGCGTACCTAGCTGGAAGAGACACGCCCTCTAGGGCTCGGTGCGCATTGAACGGAGCGTCTCGACGGCGGACGGGGAAGTGAGGTCGACGACCGTCCGGATCGGCTTGCAGTCGCCGGTGACCGCGGCAAGCGGCTCGATTCCGGATGCGTCGCCGGCGGTGAGCAGCACGAACCGGGATGCGCCTGCGGATTGCAGCACCGCGGCCTTGGCTATCACCCTCCACAGGTGCTCGGATCGTTTCACTCCCGGCCGGTGGGTGGTGAACCCGCCGGCGACCTCGAACTGCCATGTCCGGCGACGCCCGTCGAGCGCAGTGAACGTGACTTTCACACCGCCGGGTTGCCGCTGGTTCTCACGGACGTCAGCGAAACCCGCCGTCACCAGCAGGTCTCGGGCCAGCTCCTTGGCCGCATATCCCGCAGCCACCGGGTCGCCGGGGGCGTCGGAAGATTCGGCCGGAACCTTTACCTCGATCCTGGTCTCCGCGTCCAGGTGTCGGCGGGCCTCGTCCACCCTGGCTTCGGCGAGCCGCACGTAGGACTCGTCCAGGTCGTAGCCGGCGTAGTGCCTTCCCGTCGTGACCGCCGCGACTGCGGTCGTGCCGGAACCCGCGAACGGGTCGAGCACAAGGTCGCCGCGGTAGGTGTACAGCTGGATAAGCCGCGACGGGAGCTCCACCGGGAAGGGCGCAGGGTGCTTCACCCTTCTCGCGCTTTCCGCTGGTAACTCCCACACGTCGAGCGTGTACTCCATGAAGTCGTCGCGCGTCATGGACCCCTCGGATGGCAGGCCGTGGCGCGCACGGGCCTTTGCCGGCACCGCCCTGTCGAACCGGCCCTTGCTCGCGACGACAACTCGCTCGGTGAGATCACGGAGCACCGGGTTCGCCGGCCGCTGGAAACTCCCCCAGGCGCACGAGCCCGACGAGCCGCGCTGCTTGACCCACACGATCTCGCCGCGAAGAAGCAGCCGCAGGTCGTCCTGCAAGATGGCGATGACGTCGGCCGATAGCGATCGGTAAGGCCGCCTACCGAGATTTGCGACGTTCACCGCGATCCGTCCGCCCGGCTCCAGCTTCCGCGCGCACTCGGCGAACACATCCCGCAACATCTGCAGGTACTCGAGGTAGGTCGCCGGGATCCCGCCCTCCCCCAGACCTTGCTCGTACTCCTTGCCCGCGAAGTAGGGCGGTGACGTCACGACCAGCGCCACCGAGCATTCCGGCACTTCGTCCATGCGGCGGGCGTCGCCGACTATCAGCTTGTCAACCGCCCGGTTGGCCGCGACCTCGGCTTCGGCCGAGACAACAGGTGGCGTGAAACGCCCGTAAAACCCGCTGGCGTCGTGGCCCTCACGCTTCGACACCCCGAACGCCGAGGTGGAGGTCGACCGCCTTGCCATCGAGTTGCTGATCCTAGGTGCCACGCCGACGGCTCTCCCTAAATCGCTGGCGCAGCCGCCGCGGTCCCGGTAGACCGTCAATGCGCGTAAGCGGCCTCTTCGGTACGCACGTCGTCGACCAGATTCCCGAGAGTCAGCTGGATGTCGTCGACGTGATAGCCCCACAGCGGCCCGAGCGACTCCGTGACGACCGGGCGCGTGTCGCCGGCGGTCGCGACGTGGTTCACCTGCAGCCAGGTCGCGCCGGCGGCGCTCTCGCACGACGCGCTGTACAGCCCCGGATAGGTGACCCACGGGGTTCCGACCTTCGGCACGGGCGGCGACGGGTAGTAGGGGTCCAGGGTGCCGGTCCCACCCGCCAGAGCTGCGGGGTCGACGCAAGCAACCTGCTGGCCCGACCGCGCTGTCTGCAGCGACATCAAGCTGACACCTTGTCCTGGGCGCCCGAAGAACGAACCCGCCGGCGGCTCGGACGGGAAGGTGGAGTAGGCGATGACGCAACCGGTTGAAGACTCCGACGTGCACAGAGGCAGGTGCTGAAACGACCCTCCCTCCTGCTTCCCCGCCGCCACCTGCACATTGCCGCCGACGATGATCGCCACGACTGTCCTCGCTCGGAGCGTTGGACTGGGGTCGACCTCGTTGGCCAGAAGGCGGATGAGCATCGCGGCGCCCTGCGAGTGGCCGACGAAGATGATGGGGCGGCCGTCGTTGTAGTTGTGGAGGTAGTCGTTCCAGGTGCCAAGGAGACTCTGGTAGGCGGTGTTCAACGCCGGTAACCCACCCGCGAACAGAGCCGAGAGGGTCACCTGTCGGTACATCGGGGCCCACACGTCGCAGACCTGCGAGAAGCGTTCGGCTTGTATCTTGGCCACCCCCGTCTCGGAGTCCTGGATCGTCAGGTCGGCGTTGGGCCCCTTCTCCGGGCTGACGGTCGGGTAGACGTAGAAGCAGTCGAAACCCGGCCGGACGGCTGGGCTGGCGGGGACCGCTGCACGGGTCCCGCCGGCCGACACCGCTGTCGCGGACAGGTTGCCGGTGCAGGGGTCCGGAGCGACCCCCGGACGGCACAGCCACACCGTGCCCGCGGCGTCGGTCCGTTCCGCGGCGCCGGAGGCAGCCCGCGTCGTGCCGGTAGCAGCGGGGCGGTGCACCGGGGACGAGCAAGCGGCCACGGCAACGATCACGGCCACCAGAGCGAGGCCGGATCGGCAAGGCCGCTTGGGGCGTCGCATCAACGGCGAGTCTGCCACCGCCCCGACGCTGCGAGGCGAGGTTTGGTCTTCCCCACCTAACATCGGCTTCCCACAAGAGAGTTGGTGCTTCACGCGCCCCGGAGGTACTCCTGAAATGGCATCGTCGGGCGGATGGTTCGAGTCGGTCGCTGAAGCGCAGCGGCGCGCCAAGAAGCGCTTGCCGAAGTCTGTCTACGGCGCGCTGATCGCCGGGTCGGAGAAGGGGCTCACCGTCGAGGACAACATTTCCGCCTTCGCGGAGCTGGGTTTCGCGCCGCACGTCGCGGGGTTCTCGGAGAAGCGCGACCTGTCGACCACGGTGATGGGTCAGCCGATCTCCATGCCGGTGCTCATCTCCCCGACCGGGGTCCAGGCCGTCCACCCCGACGGTGAGGTCGCCGTCGCCCGCGCGGCAGCCGCGCGCGGTACGGCGATGGGGCTCAGCTCGTTTGCGAGCAAGCCCGTCGAGGAAGTGATATCCGCCAACCCTCAGACGTTCTTCCAGGTGTACTGGGTGGGCAGCCGCGACGACGTGGCCCGCCGGCTCGAGCGCGCCAAGGCCGCAGGGGCGGTGGGGCTCATCGCCACCCTCGACTGGTCTTTTTCCCACAGCAGGGACTGGGGGAGCCCGCACATCCCCGAGCGCATGACGTTGAAGGAGATGGTGCGCCTCGCGCCCGAGGGGATCGTCCGGCCCAGGTGGCTCGTGTCCTACCTTCGCAGCGGGCGCCTGCCGGACCTCACGGTCCCGAACATGACGTCGCCGGGGGAGAAGCCGCCCACCTTCTTTGGCGCGTACGGGCAGTGGATGCAGACTCCACCGCCGTCGTGGGACGACGTTCGATGGCTGCGCGAAAAGTGGGGCGGCCCGTTCATGTTGAAGGGGATCGTCAGGGTCGACGACGCGAGACGAGCCGCCGACGCCGGCGTGACCGCTATCTCGGTCTCCAACCACGGCGGCAACAACCTCGACGGGACTCCCGCGACGATCCGCACGCTCCCTGCCGTGGCGCAAGCGGTGGGGAACCGGGTCGAGGTGCTCCTCGACGGCGGGATACGGCGCGGCAGCGACGTGGTGAAAGCGGTCGCGCTCGGCGCCAAGGCGGTGATGATCGGCCGGGCCTACCTGTGGGGGCTTGCAGCCAACGGTCAGGCGGGAGTCGAGAACGTGCTCGACGTGCTCAGGAACGGGATCGACTCGGCGCTGCTCGGTCTCGGCAAGAGCTCGATCGGCGAGCTCGGCCCCGGCGACGTGATCGTCCCACCGGGTTTCGAGCGCCGCCTCGGGGACTAGCGAATAAGACAAATCCGGTCATTTACGCCTAACCTTCCCGGCTAGCCGACGGCTGGCCCCGCGGCCGAGACTGGGGAGACCGGACATTGCGTTCACTAGCGAGGAAAAAGAGCGGGCCCCTCCGCCGGGCCGCCTTCTGGGCGGCAATCGGGGGGCTGCTGTCGACGACACTGGCGTTCGCCGCGGTCGCCACCAGCAGCGGTCCCAACGTGCTGCTGGTCGGGTCCTATCAAGGCAGCACCGGCGAGTTCGCCACCATCCAGGAAGCGCTCGCCGTGGCACAGCCCGGCGACTGGATCCTGGTCGGGCCCGGTGACTACAAGACGACTTCGAGCAGCACACCCGCAGGGGATCCGGGCGAGCCATCCGGGGTCCTGATCACCACACCGGACATCCACGTCAGGGGGATGGACCGCAACACCGTTGTCATCGACGGGACCAAGTCGGGACCCCAGTGCAGCAACGCCGCGGGTGACCAGAACGGTCCCCTCAACGGGATCATGGACTACAAGGCAGACAACTCGTGGATCGAGAACCTCACGGTCTGCAACTTCCTCGCCGGCGCCGGCACGACCGGCAACGAGATCTGGTGGAACGGCGGCGACGGAAGCGCACAGGTCGGCGGTTGGGGCTACTGGGGCAATTACCTGAACGCGACGAGCACCTTCTACGACCCCAAGAATCCTGCGACCGCGGCGCAGTACGGGATCTTCTCCAGCAACTGGAATGGCGGCGCGTGGGACCACACCTACGCCAGCAACTTCAACGATTCCGGCTACTACATCGGCGCCTGCCAGAACCAGTGCAACCAGACCGTCGACGACGCCTGGGCGGAGTTCAACGCGCTCGGCTACTCCGGCTCCAACTCCGGGGGAAACCTCGTCGTAGAGAACTCGCAGTTCGATCACAACGAGGACGGCTTCGACACCAACAGCCAAAACGGCGACAACCCTCCCCCGCAGGACGGCGCCTGCCCCAACGGGGGGATAAGCAAGATCACGGGAACCCATTCCTGCTGGGTGTTCATGCACAACTACGTGCACGACAACAACAACCCCAACGTCCCGTCGGCAGGCCTCGCGGCCGCCGGCCCGGTCGGGACGGGGATGTCGTTGTCAGGAGCGCGTGACGACACGATCATGGACAACCTCTTCGTCAACAACGGAGCGTGGGGGACGATCCTCGTCCCCTTCCCCGACAGTGGGCCTCCCTGCAGCGGTGGCACCGACACGCCGGCCGCCTGCATCTTCGACGAGTGGGGCGACGCGGTCATCGGCAACACCTACGAGCACAACGGCTTCTTCGGGAACCCGACCAACGGTGACATCGGCGCCGGCAACCTCGAGCCCGGCCCGACGGACTGCTTCGGGGGCAACGTCGAAGTCGGCGGCGCCGCGGTGACCACCAGCCCGCCGTTGGCGCAGAGCCTGTACCCGTCCTGCACCGGCGCGACCGTCCCACCAGATCTCAACGCACCCTTCCTGCAGCAGGCGGCTTGCGACTCGGAGGCGATCAATATCGGGCCCGTGACCGGCGGCCAGGCGTGCCTGCCGACCGACAACTACCCGCGGCGGACCGAGGTGGAAATGCCCCCGCTGCCCGACGCGTCGTTGTTGCCGAGCATGCCCGATCCGTGCGAGGGCGTGCCGGCGAACGCCTGGTGCCCCGCGACCTGATCGGGCTTGGCTAGACCACTAGCTGGTCCACTGACGCGATCACCTCGAAGCCGTCGCGGACACGGAGCCAGTCGCGGTTGGCGCGATGGAGGCCGTCCGAGCCGTCGTAGCGGTTGAGGAACACGGTCACGGGAATCGGCGCGAGCGCCCAGACGGACAGGCGCACCGCGTTGATGGTGCCGAGACCTGCATCGGCGACGAGCAGCACACGGTCGGCCTTCAACGCTCGGGCGAGGTCAGTGGCGTCGCCGTCGGCCGCCTGCGGTGAAGCCACGCCGCCGGCGGCCTCGACTATTCCGAGGTCGACGTCGCTCGCCGGCCAACTCCTGTCCACCTCCGCTATGAGGTCCTCGAGCGACGGCGGTTCCAGACCCAGCTCGGCCGCGGCCATCGGCGGCGCCATCGGCACGGGGTACCAGCGGTGCGGCGGGCAGACCAGCTCGGGGGCCTCGCTGCTGGCGGCGCCAAGCACGTGGGCATCGGTCATGTCGTCGCCGGCGGCGAAGGACTGCGCCGGCTTGCGCACCGCCACCGTGAGACGTTGTGCTCTGATCGCGCTTGCGAGGCGTGCTG from Acidimicrobiales bacterium encodes the following:
- the mftD gene encoding pre-mycofactocin synthase MftD (MftD, an enzyme found in the mycofactocin biosynthesis locus, performs an oxidative deamination of 3-amino-5-[(p-hydroxyphenyl)methyl]-4,4-dimethyl-2-pyrrolidinone (AHDP). The resulting compound, now called pre-mycofactocin (PMFT), is a biologically active redox cofactor that can oxidize the non-exchangeable NADH of TIGR03971 family SDR-type oxidoreductases.) encodes the protein MASSGGWFESVAEAQRRAKKRLPKSVYGALIAGSEKGLTVEDNISAFAELGFAPHVAGFSEKRDLSTTVMGQPISMPVLISPTGVQAVHPDGEVAVARAAAARGTAMGLSSFASKPVEEVISANPQTFFQVYWVGSRDDVARRLERAKAAGAVGLIATLDWSFSHSRDWGSPHIPERMTLKEMVRLAPEGIVRPRWLVSYLRSGRLPDLTVPNMTSPGEKPPTFFGAYGQWMQTPPPSWDDVRWLREKWGGPFMLKGIVRVDDARRAADAGVTAISVSNHGGNNLDGTPATIRTLPAVAQAVGNRVEVLLDGGIRRGSDVVKAVALGAKAVMIGRAYLWGLAANGQAGVENVLDVLRNGIDSALLGLGKSSIGELGPGDVIVPPGFERRLGD
- a CDS encoding dethiobiotin synthase; the protein is MRPRRIVVVTGTGTEVGKTWVAARLASAIRAQRLTVAVRKPAQSFAAGDDMTDAHVLGAASSEAPELVCPPHRWYPVPMAPPMAAAELGLEPPSLEDLIAEVDRSWPASDVDLGIVEAAGGVASPQAADGDATDLARALKADRVLLVADAGLGTINAVRLSVWALAPIPVTVFLNRYDGSDGLHRANRDWLRVRDGFEVIASVDQLVV